TACAACACAAGTGATAGCAACATGTTATCCTGCATTACGAGACGCTGTGGAACCTTTCTGAACCCCTATGGTGCGGTGGAATCGTGCGCGTCCTCCGGCCCACGCTCAGCATCGACCCGTCCTTCGCGTGGACCATCGCCACCACAGCGGCATCGTACGCCATGCGCCGCGACGTTTCCGCGGAAACGCGAATCCCGTCCAGATCCGAACGTCCGGGCTCGCCTTCCTCGGCCAGCGTTGCCGCGTCGCAATGCACCATGACCTGGTAGCGCTCCGCCCGAGTGCCGGACTCGGCGTGACGCTCCGAAT
This region of Gammaproteobacteria bacterium genomic DNA includes:
- a CDS encoding DUF222 domain-containing protein; its protein translation is DAGSNGGGPATRDPGPDDPRPKPKHRRADAVGLIAERALAAGFGGGEPSATPDDGSTAGSDSERHAESGTRAERYQVMVHCDAATLAEEGEPGRSDLDGIRVSAETSRRMAYDAAVVAMVHAKDGSMLSVGRRTRTIPPHHRGSERFHSVS